One region of Acomys russatus chromosome 8, mAcoRus1.1, whole genome shotgun sequence genomic DNA includes:
- the Atp5po gene encoding ATP synthase subunit O, mitochondrial: MAAPAMSGLSRQVRSFSTSVARPFSKLVRPPVQIYGIEGRYATALYSAASKQNKLEQVEKELLRVGQLLKDPKVSLAVLNPYIKRSIKVKSLKDITAKESFSPLTANLMHVLAENGRLSNTQGVISAFSTIMSVHRGEVPCTVTTASPLNEAVLSELKTVLKSFLGPKQILKLEVKTDPSIMGGMIVRIGEKYVDMSAKTKIQKLSQAMREML; this comes from the exons ATGGCTGCCCCAGCAATGTCCGGGCTGTCCCGACAG GTGCGGAGCTTCAGTACATCTGTGGCCAGGCCCTTCTCCAAGCTCGTGAGG CCGCCTGTTCAGATCTATGGCATCGAAGGCCGCTATGCCACTGCCCTTTACTCTGCGGCATCGAAACAGAATAAGCTGGAGCAAGTGGAGAAGGAGCTGCTGCGAGTGGGG CAACTCCTGAAGGATCCCAAGGTGTCTCTTGCTGTCCTGAATCCCTACATCAAACGCTCCATCAAAGTGAAAAGCCTGAAGGACATCACAGCCAAGGAGAGTTTCTCTCCCCTGACGGCCAACCTCATGC ATGTGCTTGCTGAAAACGGTCGTCTCAGCAACACCCAGGGAGTCATCTCGGCCTTTTCCACCATCATGAGTGTTCACCGTGGAGAAGTGCCGTGCACAGTGACCACAGCGTCT CCTCTAAACGAAGCTGTTCTCTCCGAGTTAAAGACGGTGCTGAAGAGCTTCCTGGGTCCAAAGCAGATCCTGAAGTTGGAGGTTAAG ACTGACCCGTCCATCATGGGTGGGATGATTGTCCGAATCGGGGAGAAGTATGTCGATATGTCCGCAAAGACCAAGATCCAGAAGCTCAGCCAGGCCATGCGGGAGATGCTCTGA